Proteins co-encoded in one Phoenix dactylifera cultivar Barhee BC4 unplaced genomic scaffold, palm_55x_up_171113_PBpolish2nd_filt_p 000630F, whole genome shotgun sequence genomic window:
- the LOC120106773 gene encoding pyruvate decarboxylase 1-like has protein sequence MADFLTALAQKLKKNTTALDNYRRIFVPPCLPLKRESNEPLRVNILFKHIQNMLSGDTAVISETGDSWFNCQKLRLPENCGYEFQMQYGSIGWSVGATLGYAQAAKDKRAIACIGDGSFQVTAQDISTMIRCGHRSIIFLHITVSIHDTLRSLCPADHLIAVAWLFLCSYTARERDVSADKTSEQRALLVESRR, from the exons ATGGCTGATTTCTTAACTGCACTTGCACAGAAGCTCAAGAAGAATACCACAGCCTTGGACAATTATCGACGGATCTTTGTACCACCCTGCCTTCCTCTCAAACGCGAGAGCAATGAGCCTTTGAGGGTCAACATCCTTTTTAAGCATATCCAG AACATGTTGAGTGGAGATACGGCGGTTATCTCAGAGACTGGTGACTCTTGGTTCAACTGCCAAAAGCTTAGATTGCCGGAGAATTGTGG ATATGAGTTCCAGATGCAGTATGGGTCTATTGGATGGTCAGTTGGTGCCACTCTTGGATATGCGCAAGCTGCCAAGGATAAACGTGCAATTGCTTGCATAGGAGATGGGAGCTTCCAG gTGACGGCGCAGGATATTTCCACAATGATCCGTTGTGGGCACCGAAGCATTATATTTCTGCATATTACAGTATCAATACATGATACATTGCGATCTTTGTGCCCTGCTGATCATCTGATTGCTGTAGCCTGGTTATTTTTGTGCAGCTATACTGCTAGAGAGAGAGATGTTAGTGCTGATAAAACATCTGAACAACGTGCTCTGCTTGTGGAATCTAGAAGGTGA
- the LOC120106775 gene encoding putative disease resistance protein RGA4, with amino-acid sequence MDMGMIGMIVGGWFATCVVNKLAEKVSLHLDDQYDLLTGAKAMAEDVKARLPRIRAVIQAAEGRPIRDPALATWLRQLKDAAYEADDVLDELEFKELHDKLHGKSKVSDFVSPAVKLLKHFIMSDDDLKNLKNLAGNLEKIYLDINCMEEQLKDYNSQQRSVTRETSSIIQDIVVGRDRERDMILDVLLHLADEPDSSIKSGAGSSSYPSLGVLPIVGIGGVGKTALAQLIYNDERVARHFELRKWVYVSDNFDVKRISKELTYDSVHDRIPDDISLDGILGKVGDATRNKRFLFVLDDVWDEIGSKWRELRGVLTSGAKGSMVLVTTQSPVVAEVMGTMDPIELKSLPEDDYWILFEHCAFGEKILEEERREKLQTIGRKISEKLHGLPLAGKVLGSLLNSKLDEDYWKMILESEWWEHEYVLDNILPSLALSYEHLNANLKQCFAYCSIFPRSYVFEKDRLVQMWMAQGFIQNRSRVRMRMEDIGGQIFDELTRRYFFLPTPTDKYVMHGLIRELAVYVSLDECLVISDEKGEIPETIRHLALRIDKKMDAIMDTCRLQNLRSILFFGDCDSKRFSIFLDGMLKQSKSLRVLDLSYSQVKLKKLPDAISGLSHLRYLDVSYTKIKQLPKSFGRLCHLQVLRMRSCHLKRLPEDMNKLINLRHLYGEADTISLITGIGDLINLQELEEFQVTKKRRHEIGELKGLRNLRRRLAIKNLENVNSKEEAMEAMLKDKEHLTALHLVKNLDPRRLPDAEKEIFEGLQPHPSLKELRIRGYVGTRFPTWLVESKFLTNLEFISLDSCGRLESLPPLGQLPFLKDLSINNMPAVKRIGREIYGDTGVAFPSLEVLTFDNLKEWEEWLEADGAQFLPRLRIFHLQGCYKLRKVPLLFLSSSLVELRIESCGDFGNALPGCLQSLTSLTNLRIKDYHAQVSLCLSHLSALKHMELWNCREMRLVGGGLRFLTTLESLELSACPKLIESSEPVQLHEEQGLRTLNSLNIDDTNLGQNLWILLGSVPSLQRMSITLCNVMANFTREQELWFQQLTSLQELNIQYCENLESLPTSLANFPSIRKLDISSCPKVSSLPGNGLSTSLKELHIDGCPLLKDRCQRGGADWPKIARIPLIRIDSETIQML; translated from the coding sequence ATGGATATGGGGATGATCGGAATGATAGTCGGAGGATGGTTTGCAACCTGCGTCGTAAATAAACTGGCTGAGAAGGTTTCGCTGCATTTAGACGACCAATATGATCTGCTCACGGGTGCGAAGGCTATGGCGGAGGATGTAAAGGCCAGGCTTCCTCGTATCCGAGCCGTGATCCAGGCAGCGGAGGGGAGGCCGATCAGGGACCCAGCTCTGGCCACATGGCTGAGGCAACTCAAAGATGCTGCCTACGAGGCTGACGACGTGCTGGATGAGCTTGAATTCAAGGAGCTTCATGATAAGCTGCACGGCAAGAGCAAGGTGAGCGACTTCGTATCCCCCGCTGTTAAGCTTCTCAAGCATTTTATAATGTCCGATGATGACCTGAAAAACTTGAAGAATCTTGCGGGAAATCTTGAAAAGATTTATCTTGATATCAATTGTATGGAAGAACAATTAAAGGACTACAACTCACAGCAGAGGAGTGTGACCAGAGAGACCAGCTCGATTATCCAGGACATTGTGGTtgggagagacagagagagagacatGATATTAGATGTGTTGTTGCATTTAGCTGATGAACCGGATTCTAGCATCAAAAGTGGGGCTGGGAGTAGTAGCTACCCGAGTCTTGGTGTTCTTCCTATAGTAGGCATTGGGGGTGTTGGCAAGACTGCTCTGGCTCAACTTATTTATAATGATGAAAGAGTAGCAAGGCATTTTGAGCTGAGGAAGTGGGTCTATGTGTCTGACAATTTTGATGTCAAGCGAATTTCTAAAGAGCTGACATATGACTCGGTGCACGACCGAATCCCGGACGATATTAGTTTGGATGGCATTCTAGGGAAAGTTGGAGATGCTACAAGGAACAAGAGGTTTTTGTTTGTCCTTGATGATGTGTGGGATGAGATAGGTAGCAAGTGGAGAGAACTCCGAGGTGTCTTAACATCTGGAGCGAAAGGAAGCATGGTTCTGGTGACAACACAGAGTCCAGTAGTAGCAGAAGTTATGGGCACGATGGACCCGATAGAATTGAAGAGCCTACCGGAAGATGACTACTGGATACTTTTCGAACATTGCGCGTTCGGTGAAAAAATTCTTGAGGAAGAGCGAAGGGAAAAATTGCAAACAATAGGAAGGAAAATATCTGAAAAACTACATGGTTTACCTCTAGCTGGAAAGGTACTGGGAAGTTTATTGAACTCGAAACTGGATGAGGATTACTGGAAGATGATCTTAGAAAGTGAGTGGTGGGAACATGAATATGTTTTAGACAATATCCTTCCATCTCTGGCTTTAAGTTACGAACACTTGAATGCAAATCTAAAGCAATGCTTCGCTTACTGTTCCATATTTCCCAGGAGCTATGTTTTCGAAAAAGACCGGTTAGTCCAGATGTGGATGGCTCAAGGTTTTATCCAGAACAGGAGTCGGGTAAGAATGAGAATGGAAGACATCGGGGGTCAGATATTTGACGAATTAACTCGCAGGTACTTTTTTCTACCAACTCCGACAGACAAGTATGTGATGCATGGTCTGATAAGAGAATTGGCAGTTTATGTTTCGTTGGATGAGTGTTTGGTCATCAGTGATGAGAAAGGAGAAATTCCGGAGACAATTCGCCACCTGGCTCTGAGGATTGATAAAAAAATGGATGCAATTATGGACACATGTAGACTTCAAAATCTACGGTCCATTTTATTCTTTGGTGATTGTGATTCTAAAagattttccatttttcttgaCGGCATGTTAAAACAATCAAAAAGCCTGCGTGTCTTGGATTTATCTTACAGTCAGGTAAAGCTGAAGAAGCTACCGGATGCTATCAGTGGGTTATCACATCTAAGGTACTTAGATGTCTCCTACACTAAGATCAAACAGCTGCCCAAATCATTTGGTAGGCTTTGCCATCTTCAAGTTCTGAGGATGCGATCCTGCCACCTTAAAAGGTTGCCCGAAGACATGAacaaattaatcaacttgcggCATTTATATGGAGAAGCGGACACAATTTCTCTAATTACTGGGATTGGAGATCTTATCAACCTTCAAGAATTAGAGGAATTCCAAGTCACAAAGAAGAGGCGACATGAGATTGGAGAGTTGAAGGGCTTGAGAAATCTTCGGAGACGGCTTGCGATCAAGAATCTTGAGAATGTCAATAGTAAGGAGGAGGCCATGGAGGCGATGTTGAAAGACAAAGAACACCTAACTGCATTGCATTTAGTAAAGAATTTAGATCCAAGAAGACTTCCTGATGCGGAGAAGGAGATATTTGAAGGCCTCCAACCACATCCCAGTCTTAAAGAGCTGAGGATCAGGGGCTATGTAGGTACCAGATTTCCAACTTGGTTGGTGGAAAGCAAGTTTCTCACCAATCTAGAATTTATTTCTCTAGATTCTTGTGGCAGGTTGGAGAGTCTGCCGCCACTAGGGCAGCTGCCTTTCCTCAAGGATCTTTCTATTAATAACATGCCTGCCGTAAAACGAATTGGTCGTGAAATTTATGGTGACACTGGCGTGGCATTTCCATCCCTCGAGGTACTGACATTTGATAACTTGAAGGAATGGGAGGAGTGGTTGGAAGCAGATGGCGCACAATTTTTACCCCGCCTCCGTATATTCCACCTCCAAGGTTGCTACAAGCTAAGGAAAGTTCCCCTCCTCTTCCTGTCCTCATCGCTTGTAGAGCTCCGAATCGAATCCTGTGGTGACTTCGGCAATGCACTGCCCGGATGTTTGCAGAGTCTCACCTCTCTCACCAACCTACGGATTAAGGATTACCACGCCCAAGTATCTCTTTGTTTATCACATTTGAGTGCTCTCAAACATATGGAACTTTGGAATTGCCGGGAGATGAGGTTAGTTGGGGGTGGGTTACGGTTCCTTACTACTCTTGAAAGCCTAGAACTCTCAGCATGTCCTAAGCTCATCGAGTCATCAGAACCTGTGCAGCTCCACGAGGAGCAGGGACTGCGAACTCTCAATTCTCTCAACATAGACGACACGAACCTTGGTCAAAATCTGTGGATTCTGTTGGGAAGCGTTCCCTCACTGCAGCGGATGTCTATTACTTTGTGTAATGTTATGGCCAACTTTACAAGGGAACAGGAGCTATGGTTCCAGCAACTGACATCCCTTCAAGAGCTGAATATTCAATACTGCGAGAACCTTGAAAGCCTACCTACTTCTTTGGCAAATTTTCCCTCTATCAGGAAGTTAGATATATCCAGCTGCCCTAAGGTTAGCTCACTCCCAGGGAATGGCCTGTCTACTTCGCTCAAAGAATTACACATCGATGGATGCCCTTTGTTGAAGGATCGATGCCAAAGAGGAGGAGCTGATTGGCCAAAGATTGCTCGCATACCTTTAATACGTATTGATTCCGAAACCATACAAATGCTGTGA